Proteins from one Oncorhynchus gorbuscha isolate QuinsamMale2020 ecotype Even-year linkage group LG18, OgorEven_v1.0, whole genome shotgun sequence genomic window:
- the LOC124002433 gene encoding potassium voltage-gated channel subfamily A member 10-like isoform X2, with protein sequence MEVPLVNFENMDDIGINMGIPEGFSPSTTPILTTKDPSSCNSLLSNFKLLMNSEGSPTDSVFSKLVQECCDNEEDLFGEKLGVEDGDPKVVINISGMMFETQLKTLSQFPDSLLGDPMKRMEYFDPMKNEYFFDRNRPSFDGILYFYQSGGKVRRPANVPLEIFAREIVFYELGREAMEQFREIEGFITEPEPLLPTNEVHKQFWLLFEYPESSSAARSVALVSVFVIVISIFIFCLETLPEFRDDVDFITTFSLGVNGTQEGPPIVQKDLFAYFTDPFFIVETICIIWFCFELGVRFVVCPSKSDFFHNIMNTIDIVSIIPYFVTMATELYTTPDEDINSSQNMSLAILRIIRLVRVFRIFKLSRHSKGLQILGQTLKASMRELGLLIFFLFIGVILFSSAIYFAEVDEPHTQFVSIPDGFWWAVVTMTTVGYGDMCPTTLGGKMVGTLCAISGVLTIALPVPVIVSNFNYFYHRETEQAEKQVIDDAAEAAQKITDANKYEYGSTPSLNINTINGSLQNDKNGM encoded by the exons ATGGAGGTGCCACTGGTTAACTTTGAGAACATGGATGATATCGGCATCAACATGGGCATCCCCG AGGGGTTTTCTCCCTCTACAACGCCTATACTGACTACTAAAGACCCGTCTAGTTGCAACAGTCTGCTGTCCAACTTCAAACTCCTGATGAACAGTGAAGGCTCGCCGACCGACAGTGTCTTCAGTAAGCTGGTTCAGGAGTGCTGTGATAACGAAGAAGACCTGTTTGGGGAGAAACTGGGAGTGGAGGACGGGGATCCGAAAGTGGTCATCAATATTTCAGGCATGATGTTTGAGACACAACTCAAAACTTTATCGCAGTTCCCAGACTCCCTCCTGGGAGACCCCATGAAAAGGATGGAATACTTTGACCCGATGAAGAACGAGTACTTTTTCGACCGGAACCGTCCCAGCTTTGATGGGATCTTGTACTTCTATCAGTCTGGGGGCAAAGTCCGAAGACCGGCCAACGTCCCCTTAGAGATTTTCGCAAGAGAGATAGTTTTCTATGAGTTAGGAAGAGAAGCTATGGAACAGTTCCGGGAAATTGAGGGGTTCATAACAGAACCTGAGCCGCTGTTGCCCACCAACGAGGTCCACAAGCAGTTCTGGCTCCTGTTTGAGTATCCGGAGAGTTCCAGTGCAGCTAGGTCAGTGGCCCTGGTGTCTGTCTTCGTTATTGTCATCTCTATCTTCATTTTCTGCCTGGAGACTCTGCCAGAGTTCCGTGACGACGTAGACTTTATCACCACCTTTTCCCTGGGGGTCAATGGAACCCAGGAGGGTCCTCCTATAGTCCAAAAAGACTTATTCGCCTATTTCACAGACCCCTTTTTCATTGTGGAAACCATCTGCATAATTTGGTTTTGCTTTGAGCTTGGCGTACGCTTTGTGGTCTGCCCCAGCAAAAGTGACTTCTTCCacaacattatgaacaccatTGACATTGTCTCTATAATACCCTATTTCGTAACCATGGCTACAGAGCTGTACACCACGCCAGATGAAGACATCAACTCCAGCCAAAACATGTCACTAGCCATCTTACGCATCATCCGTCTAGTGCGAGTCTTCCGGATCTTTAAGCTGTCGCGACACTCCAAGGGACTTCAGATCCTGGGCCAGACCCTGAAGGCTAGTATGAGGGAGCTGGGTCTGTTGATCTTCTTCCTCTTTATTGGAGTCATACTGTTCTCCAGTGCCATCTACTTTGCTGAGGTGGACGAGCCCCACACACAGTTTGTCAGTATCCCTGACGGGTTCTGGTGGGCTGTGGTGACAATGACCACTGTGGGATACGGGGACATGTGCCCTACTACTTTGGGAGGCAAAATGGTGGGGACTCTCTGTGCCATTTCCGGCGTGTTGACCATCGCCTTACCCGTCCCTGTTATCGTCTCCAACTTTAACTATTTCTACCACcgggagacagagcaagcagaGAAACAAGTGATTGACGATGCAGCAGAAGCAGCTCAGAAAATAACCGACGCAAATAAGTATGAGTATGGTAGCACACCCTCTCTTAACATTAACACAATCAATGGTAGCTTGCAGAATGACAAGAATGGTATGTAA
- the LOC124002433 gene encoding potassium voltage-gated channel subfamily A member 10-like isoform X1, with product MDDIGINMGIPGDSGYPTSPTSEAAPDQNPVTNRVMSPNPSQHQTRPEGFSPSTTPILTTKDPSSCNSLLSNFKLLMNSEGSPTDSVFSKLVQECCDNEEDLFGEKLGVEDGDPKVVINISGMMFETQLKTLSQFPDSLLGDPMKRMEYFDPMKNEYFFDRNRPSFDGILYFYQSGGKVRRPANVPLEIFAREIVFYELGREAMEQFREIEGFITEPEPLLPTNEVHKQFWLLFEYPESSSAARSVALVSVFVIVISIFIFCLETLPEFRDDVDFITTFSLGVNGTQEGPPIVQKDLFAYFTDPFFIVETICIIWFCFELGVRFVVCPSKSDFFHNIMNTIDIVSIIPYFVTMATELYTTPDEDINSSQNMSLAILRIIRLVRVFRIFKLSRHSKGLQILGQTLKASMRELGLLIFFLFIGVILFSSAIYFAEVDEPHTQFVSIPDGFWWAVVTMTTVGYGDMCPTTLGGKMVGTLCAISGVLTIALPVPVIVSNFNYFYHRETEQAEKQVIDDAAEAAQKITDANKYEYGSTPSLNINTINGSLQNDKNGM from the coding sequence ATGGATGATATCGGCATCAACATGGGCATCCCCGGTGATTCGGGGTACCCCACTTCACCCACTTCAGAGGCAGCGCCTGATCAGAACCCTGTCACCAATCGTGTGATGTCACCAAATCCATCACAGCACCAGACCAGGCCAGAGGGGTTTTCTCCCTCTACAACGCCTATACTGACTACTAAAGACCCGTCTAGTTGCAACAGTCTGCTGTCCAACTTCAAACTCCTGATGAACAGTGAAGGCTCGCCGACCGACAGTGTCTTCAGTAAGCTGGTTCAGGAGTGCTGTGATAACGAAGAAGACCTGTTTGGGGAGAAACTGGGAGTGGAGGACGGGGATCCGAAAGTGGTCATCAATATTTCAGGCATGATGTTTGAGACACAACTCAAAACTTTATCGCAGTTCCCAGACTCCCTCCTGGGAGACCCCATGAAAAGGATGGAATACTTTGACCCGATGAAGAACGAGTACTTTTTCGACCGGAACCGTCCCAGCTTTGATGGGATCTTGTACTTCTATCAGTCTGGGGGCAAAGTCCGAAGACCGGCCAACGTCCCCTTAGAGATTTTCGCAAGAGAGATAGTTTTCTATGAGTTAGGAAGAGAAGCTATGGAACAGTTCCGGGAAATTGAGGGGTTCATAACAGAACCTGAGCCGCTGTTGCCCACCAACGAGGTCCACAAGCAGTTCTGGCTCCTGTTTGAGTATCCGGAGAGTTCCAGTGCAGCTAGGTCAGTGGCCCTGGTGTCTGTCTTCGTTATTGTCATCTCTATCTTCATTTTCTGCCTGGAGACTCTGCCAGAGTTCCGTGACGACGTAGACTTTATCACCACCTTTTCCCTGGGGGTCAATGGAACCCAGGAGGGTCCTCCTATAGTCCAAAAAGACTTATTCGCCTATTTCACAGACCCCTTTTTCATTGTGGAAACCATCTGCATAATTTGGTTTTGCTTTGAGCTTGGCGTACGCTTTGTGGTCTGCCCCAGCAAAAGTGACTTCTTCCacaacattatgaacaccatTGACATTGTCTCTATAATACCCTATTTCGTAACCATGGCTACAGAGCTGTACACCACGCCAGATGAAGACATCAACTCCAGCCAAAACATGTCACTAGCCATCTTACGCATCATCCGTCTAGTGCGAGTCTTCCGGATCTTTAAGCTGTCGCGACACTCCAAGGGACTTCAGATCCTGGGCCAGACCCTGAAGGCTAGTATGAGGGAGCTGGGTCTGTTGATCTTCTTCCTCTTTATTGGAGTCATACTGTTCTCCAGTGCCATCTACTTTGCTGAGGTGGACGAGCCCCACACACAGTTTGTCAGTATCCCTGACGGGTTCTGGTGGGCTGTGGTGACAATGACCACTGTGGGATACGGGGACATGTGCCCTACTACTTTGGGAGGCAAAATGGTGGGGACTCTCTGTGCCATTTCCGGCGTGTTGACCATCGCCTTACCCGTCCCTGTTATCGTCTCCAACTTTAACTATTTCTACCACcgggagacagagcaagcagaGAAACAAGTGATTGACGATGCAGCAGAAGCAGCTCAGAAAATAACCGACGCAAATAAGTATGAGTATGGTAGCACACCCTCTCTTAACATTAACACAATCAATGGTAGCTTGCAGAATGACAAGAATGGTATGTAA